The following coding sequences lie in one Apium graveolens cultivar Ventura chromosome 1, ASM990537v1, whole genome shotgun sequence genomic window:
- the LOC141664016 gene encoding nucleoside diphosphate kinase 1, with product MEQTFIMIKPDGVQRGLVGEIISRFEKKGFSLKGLKLITVDQSFAEKHYADLSAKPFFRGLVDYIVSGPVCAMVWEGKNVVTTGRKIIGATNPAESAPGTIRGDFAIDIGRNVIHGSDAVESARKEIALWFPEGIAEWQSSLHSWIYE from the exons ATGGAGCAGACCTTTATCATGATTAAGCCTGATGGTGTCCAGAGAGGCTTG GTTGGTGAAATCATTAGCAGGTTTGAGAAGAAAGGTTTCTCTTTGAAAG GTCTGAAGCTTATCACCGTGGATCAGTCTTTTGCTGAGAAGCACTATGCTGATCTTTCTGCAAAACCCTTTTTCCGTGGCTTGGTTGACTACATTGTCTCTGGCCCTGTGTGCGCAATGGTTTGGGAGGGTAAAAATGTAGTTACCACTGGACGAAAGATTATTGGCGCAACAAACCCTGCTGAGTCTGCTCCTGGCACCATCCGTGGTGATTTTGCTATTGACATTGGCAG GAATGTCATCCATGGTAGTGACGCAGTTGAGAGTGCAAGAAAAGAAATTGCTCTCTGGTTTCCCGAGGGCATTGCAGAATGGCAGAGCAGCCTTCACTCCTGGATCTATGAATGA